From Granulimonas faecalis:
AGACCCCATAGGCCAAGGCGATCCAACCCCGGCCCCTGTGGGTGACGCACCAGACGAGGCCCACGGCGACCATGGCGGCCAGCACAGGCTGCTCCACCGGGATGCGAAGCCCCAGAAGCACCAGCTGCACAAAGGCGTCGCCAACGGGCAAGGTCCACTCCCACAGAAAGCCGACGGCAGACGCGAACGGGGGAGATACAAGGCAGGCGAGCCAGACGCTCAAGCAAACGACAAGAATGCCCGCCTCGGCGCCCACGAACAAGAGCACCGAGGTGAAGCGGCGCGGCAGCGTGCGCGCCCATGCCGGCACCACGCGGCCCATGAGAAAGCACGAGGCAGCCAATGCGCAGGCGATGACCGCATTGGGATGAAGGTCCACAAGGCCCGCCACAGAAACGAGGAGCAGCGCCAAAGGAGCCGCAGAGACACCCACCGCAGGCTCCTCTCCCCCGTCGTCCACGGGAAAAGCGGCCACCAAGAGGGCGCAAACAAGCGGGATGCAGCAGAACGCGACGACGTTGGGATAGTTTTGGTGGACCACGAGCGCCCGCAGAGGGAAAGCGTAGCTGGCCCCGCAGGCGACGGAACCCAAAAGAACCGCCTTTTGATTGCCGCTGGTCACCTGCGCGAGCAGGACGCACACCCCCAGGGGAAAGACCGCCGCCGTGAAAACCGCGTTGACGGCGTTTTGCACCACGGCGATGGCTCCCACGCCGGAGGCGAGCACCAAGGCGGCAACGTTGTGATAGGCCGACGGGTAAAACGACGCGGGGGCAGAGAAACCCGACGTTCCAGGCGGAAGCGGCGACTGGTTGGCGAGCACGTTGGAGCCGTACATGACGGAGCGCACGGGCGATGTGGACGCACCGTCCACCATGGCCTTGATGCTCGTGAGATGTGCGGAGTTGTCGTTGTACTGGAGGAACCAGCCGAGCCCCCCGGAGTTTCTCGCAAACAGGATGAGGAACAAGACGCTGCCCACGGCCACATAGACTGCCATGACCCACAGCGCAGGCTGCTCGATGGCAGGGTGCCAGCCCGTTTTGTGACGGACGGCCCAGGCCACGGCCGAGGCCACGGCCGCGACGCCGAGCACGCCTGCGCCAAGCGGGAGCACGCCGTCCACTGACAGCGCTCCCAGCCCAAGGCTCACGGCAAAGTACAGGAACAGGCTCGTGCCCGGGGCCACGCATATCGACGCGCGCCACCCCAGGCCAAAGGACGTGCACAGAAGAAAGCCAGGGACCACGACCGCAGCAAGAGCGAGCAAAAACGCAAGAACGAAGGATACGCCCACGCCCTATCGCCTCCCTGCGGCAGCGAGGCGCCTCAAACCGCCCTTGAGTGTGCCCCATGCCGTGCACCAAACCACAGAGAGGGCCATCGCCACGGCGAACACCACGAGGCCACGGACCACCGTGTCCTGCAGCCACCCGTACCCAGGCCAGAAGAGCCTGTGGCCGATCCAGTTGATGACGGGCATCTGAATGAGGTAGACGCCAAGGGACGCCCCGGAAAGGGCCACGAGCACGCTCAGCCCCCGCCCTTTGAGGCGCGAGAAGCGCGGCTCCAACGCCATCGCTCCCATGAACACCGACGCCGCCTGCACCATGCACAACGGCGAGGCGATGGAGATCCAATAGGGGTCGTAAGCACCGGGAACGGCATTGAAGCCCACGAAGCCGTTGGAGGCCGCCGACACCAGGGCCATAGCCGCGGTGGAGACGGCGTAGACGGCCGCCGAGGCCTGCCATGGCACTGGGAAACCCTCGGGCCTGTTCACATAGCGGGCCAGGTAGAAGCCGCCCACGTAGTACAAGAGCGCCACGTTGGCGAAGGCGCCCCAGCCAAAGAGCGGGTCGAGGTAGGAACGGTCGAACCCGAGGGCCGCCGCAAGGGGGAGGAGCACCGCCGACACGGCACAGCACGCCAGAAGGTATTCCAAAAGGCGCTTGCGCCCGGCGGCAAGAGAGAGCAGGGGCGTAAGAATGTACAGGTAGATAATGGTATAGAGGAACCAGTAGGTGTCGTTTACCGTATTGGACAACACCCCTTTGACAAACCCTTTGACGGAGAGGGTGGCCCCTTCCGCGCCCCAAAAGTCGCCGGGAAACAGCCCGTAGGCCAGATAGCACACGGCGCTGCCAAAGAGCAGGGCCACGCCCACCCGGCGCACCCTCTTTACAAAGAACGTGCGCGTGTCGTACTTGGACCGGTAGTCCAAAAGGTTCATACCGCTCACGGCAAAGAACACCGGCACGGCAAAGATGAAGGCCGCCTGCAAGAAGAACGAGGCAAACCACTTGGGGTCCCCGCCCGCCCGGGGCGAGAAGACATCCAAGGACACGTGGAGCATCACCACCGCGAACGCGGCGAGGACGTTGAGCACGTACACAAAGACAAGGCGCTTTTTAGCCATGGGTTAGCAGGCGTCCTTCCGACAGCCGTATGAACGGACGACGACACCCATCGATGTCGACAGCTAAATCCTATCGTTTGCGCTTGCGGTCATGCTTGAGGATGTCGTGGACCATGTAGACGGAGAGCGATATGGCCAGCACGTACCCGAGGAAGCCCAGCAGCGGCACGCCCAGGACCGTGAAGCTCGCGCCGGCGAAGTAGATGATGGAACTGCCCACGAGCAGGCCCGCGATGATGATGCCCAGGGTGAGGCGGTCCGCGATGTGCGAGAGGTCCTCGATGGGGTCCTGGGACCCGGAGAAGTCCAGGTTGAGCTTGAGCTGGCCGCGGGTGAGCATGTCGGTGACGAGCCCCGCCTGCCCCATGGCCTCGAGCGCCCCGTGGAGCGCCTTGTGGCCCTCCAGGGCGAGCGTCCGGGCCTCGTCCCTCGCCATGGCGCGCAGGTCCTGGCTGTCGCGCACGTGGTTCTCCACGATCTCGATCATGGAGACGCCGGGCAGGAACTCGTCCACCACGCCCTCGAGGGTCACGAGCCCGCGGGCGATCATGGTCATGGCGCCCGGCAGCTCGATGGAGTAGGTGCGTGCCAGCTGGATGAGGTCCGAGAGGAACTGCCCCAGGTTGAGCTCCTCGAGGCTCATGGACCCGTAGGTGTCCACGATGGCGTCGAGCTCGGCGAGGAGCGCACCGTGGTCGATGTCGGCCCCGCTCGCGCGGTTCTCGGAGAGCTCCAGAAGCCCCTGCTTGAGCTTGGGCGAGCTGTGCTCGGCCACGGCCGTGAGCATGGAGCGCAGGATGCCGCGGTAGTAGGTGGAGAGGTGCCCGGCCATGCCCCAGTCGATGAACACGATCCTCCGGTCGGCCACCATGATGTTGCCGGGGTGCGGGTCGGCGTGGAAGAAGCCGTCGTCGAGCACCTGCTTGGCGTAGTTCTCCACGAGCTTGGTGCCGATCTCCACGAGGTCGTAGCCCTCGGCCTCGATCTCCTTGGGCTTGGAGATGGTGGGGCCGGCCACGTAGTCCATCACGAGCACGTGGGCCGTGCACAGGCGCATGTGGGGCGCGGGCGCCGTGACGTATCGGACCGAGGCGTTCTCGGCCCGGAACTCCTGGAGGTTGCGCGCCTCCACGAGGAAGTCGGTCTCCTCGTTGAAGCTGTCCCAGAGCTCACCCACCACGGCCTTGAGATCGAGGAACTGGTCCCCGCCCATGAAGGGCGCCACGTGGCGCACCACGGTGCGCATGATCTCGATGTCCTGGCCCATGACCTCGCGCACCCGGGGGCGCTGGACCTTCACGGCCACGTCCTCGCCAGTGCGAAGCGTGGCGCGGTGCACCTGGGCGATGGAGGCGCTTCCGAGGGGCGTCTCGTCGACGTGGGAGAAGACCTCCCCCACCGGGCGGCCGTACTCGTGCTCAAGCACCTCCACCACCGTCTGGTAGCCCATGGGCTCCACGTCGGTGCGGAGCTTCTCGAGCTCGCGGCAGAAGCTCTCGGGGAGGATCTCGGAGCGCATGGAGAGGATCTGGCCGGCCTTCACGAAGGTGGGGCCCAGGTCCTCCAGCATGGCCACGAGCTTCTGGGGCGTGAGGCCCCGGAGGATGTCGTAGCGGCGCAGGATGGCGAAGATCTCGCGCAGGCGGCGGTGGCGCGCGCGGGCCGACAGGTCGCCGGTGCCCACCACCCGCTCGCCGAACAGGCCGATGACGACCTCCTGCGAGCCGGATGCCGAGAGGTCGGCGTCGACCTGCTCGGCATCCAATGAGATCTTCCTCGAGTCCTCCGCCATGGGTCCTTAGTCCTCGTCGACCTCGATGGCGTCGGCCTCCACTGCCTCGGCGGCGTCGTCGGCGTCGGCCGCGGCCTCGTCGGAGGCCTCCTGGGCCTTGGCCTCGATGTCGTCGGCCATGGAGCGCACGTTGGCCACGAACTCGGCGCGCTGCTCGGGCGTCATGTTCTTGAGGTGGGTCTTGATGAGGTTCTCGGTGGTCTCGTTGACCACGCCGGCCGCCTTCTGGCTGAGCTCCTCGTTCACCACCTTGCCCTGCTGGACGGTGAGCTCGCCCTTCTTGACGAGGTCGTCGACCACCTGGCCGGCCCTCTCGCCGACGATGGCCGCTGCCCCGACGCCCGCCAGGAACACGTTGTGGGCGATGTCGCCCAGGCCCTCGATGGGGTTCTTCCGATCGTCTGCCATGGTCCTCTCCTTATGCCGTCGTGAGACCTGTTTAAAGAAGCTTACCCGTCCCCCGCCCGAGCAAAACGTCGGATAGGGCGGCCACAGAGTCGACGACGCACTGCGCGCCGGCCTCCCAGAGCTCGTCGGCGGTCCCGGCGCCGTAGGCCACGCCCAGGGCAAGGACGCCGTTGGCGCGGGCCCCCTCCATGTCGTTTTTGCGATCGCCCACCATGACGGCCTGATCGGGCGCAAGCCCGAGCTCGGCGAGGGCCGCGGCCACAAGCCGGGCCTTGGTCGTGGGCGTGTCGTCGGCCTTTCCCATCACAAGCCCGAAGCGGTCCAAGTAGCCGTGGGCCTCGGCCCCCGCCGAGGCGAGCGACGTCAGCTTGCAGGTGACCACCGCCGCCGTGCGCCCCTGGGCGCGAAGCGCGTCCAAAAGCCCCACGATGCCCGGGTAGGGGGCGCAGGCCTCGGGGCCCTGCTCGCGGTAGAGCTCGCGGTAGCGGGCCGTGACCCACGCGGCGTCCTCCTCGGTGAGGCCGTAGACCTCGGAGAAGGCGCCGGGAAACGCCGGACCGATGATACGGTTGACGTCGCCCACCTCCTCCTCGGTGAGGCCGTAGTCCATGAGGGCGCGGCGCCCCGTGGCGCGGATGGAGTCGATGGTGTTGGCGAGCGTGCCGTCGAAGTCGAAGAAGACGGCGGGGGCCGCGGAGAAGGCCGAGGGGTCGGCGTCGGGGGCGAAGGGCATGGGCGGGACTCCTTTCAATCTGCACCAAGCATAGCGCAGCGGCCGTTCCCCCTCGTTACCACCCGGTGTCAGGGCCGGCCGCGCCGCCGGGGCCCGGGCTATGCTCTTAGCGTCTGTCCCGCGACGTTGGGAGATGCCCCATGGTCCGACCGCGCAACTTCTCGGCAGGCCCCGCCCAGATGCCCGAGGACGTCCTCCTCTCGGCCCAGGCGGAGTTCATGGACTTCGCCGGCACCGGCATGTCCGTGCTCGAGACGAGCCACCGCTCCGCCGCCTACCGGCGCGTCATCGACGCCGCCGAGGCGTCGCTCCGCGAGGTGATGGGTATCCCCGACTCCTACGGCGTGCTCTTCCTGCAGGGCGGTGCCACGCTCGAGTTCGCGGGCATCCCCATGAACCTCATGCGCCGCGGCCGCGCCGGACACATCGTGAGCGGCCACTTCGCCAAGGTCGCCGCTGAGGAGGCCGCGAGGTACGGCAGCGCCGAGATCCTGGCCACGAGCGAGCCCACGGGGTTCGACCGCATCCCGGACCTTCCGGCGCCCGAGGCCTTCGCAGGCATGGACTACGGCTACATCTGCCAGAACAACACCATCTACGGCACCATGTTCCACGGGCTCCCCGACTGCGGGGGCACGCCGCTCGTGGCGGACGTCTCGTCGTGCTTCCTTTCGTTCCCGCTGGACGTGACGGACTACGGCCTGCTCTTCGCCGGCGCCCAGAAGAACGCCGGACCCTCGGGCGTGTGCGTGCTCGTCGTGGACCGCTCCCTCGTGGAAGCGGGGCCGGCGCTCGGCGTCTGCCCCACCTACCTCGACTACTCCGCGCAGCTGGCCAAGGGCTCCATGCTCAACACCCCCAACACCTTCGGCATCTACCTCTGCGGCAAGGTGTTCGACTGGGTGCGCGGGACGGGCGGCCTCGAGGCCATGGGCGAGCGCAACGCCGAGAAGGCCGCGCTGCTCTACGGCGCCGTCGACCGCTCCGACCTCTACCGCGGCTGCGCAGTGCCCTCGTCGCGCTCCGTGGCCAACGTGACCTTCCGCCTCCCCACCCCCGAGCTCGAGCGCGAGTTCGTGGACCGGGCGGCCGGGCAGGGCCTCGTGGGGCTCGCCGGCCACCGCCTCGTGGGCGGCATCCGTGCCTCCATCTACAACGCCGTGGGCATCGACGCCGTCCGCGACCTGGTGGCCTTCATGGAGTCCTTCGAGCTCTCGGTGACCGGGCGATCTTTCTAGCCGGCCGCCCGGGCCGGCGCCCAGCCACCGCACACCGCTCACGAGAGGACCAGACCCCATGCGCACCATCAAGATCATCGACGACATCGTCAAGGACGGCCTGTCCACCATCGCCGAGGGCTACGAGATCGTGCCCGACGCCGAGGGCGCCGACGCCATCCTCATGCGCTCCACCGACATCCACGGCATGGAGGTGCCCGACTCCGTCCGCTGCATCGCGCGGGCCGGCGCCGGCGTCAACAACATCCCCCACGAGCGCCTGGCCGAGCAGGGCGTCGTGGTCTTCAACACCCCCGGCGCCAACTCCAACGCCGTCAAGGAGCTCGTGGTGGGCCTGCTGCTCATGGGCTCGCGCGACGTGCTCGGCGGCATGCGCTGGTGCCGCGAGCACGAGGACGACCCGGACGCCTACGCCGAGGCCGAGGCCTCCAAGAAGGCCTTCGTGGGCCGCGAGGTGGCCGACCGCAGAATCGGCGTCGTGGGCCTCGGCGCCGTGGGCTCCAAGGTGGCCAACGCCTGCGTGGACCTGGGCATGGAGGTGTGCGGCTACGACCCGTACCTCTCCGTGGACCACGCCTGGCAGCTCTCCCGCGACGTCACGCCTGTGGAGGACCTCGACGAGCTCTGCCGCGGCTGCGACTACCTCACGGTACACGTGCCCCGCAAGGAGGACACCGTCGGCATGATCGGCGCCGCGCAGCTCTCCCTGCTCAACCCCGGTGCCGTGGTGCTCAACTACGCCCGGGAGGACGTGGTCGACGAGGACGCCATGGAGGCCGCCCTGGCGTCGGGCCAGGTGCAGCGCTTCTTCACCGACTTCGCCACGCCCAGGTCGCTCCACATGCCCCACACCTACGTGACGCCCCACACCGGTGCCGGCACCGTGGAGGCCGAGGCATCCTGCGCCCGCATGGCCGTGGACGAGCTCGTGGACTACCTGGACAACGGCAACATCACCAACTCCGTCAACTACCCGACGTGCCACATGGGCGTGTGCCGCGGAGCCAGCCGCGTCGCGTGCCTGCACGCCAACGTGCCCAACATGATCGGCCAGATCACCGCCGTGCTGGCGGACGCCAGCGCCAACGTGCAGCGCATGACCAACGAGAACGCCGGCCGCGCCGCCTACACCATGTTTGACACCGACGAGCACCTGGAGCCCGCTATCATCGAGCGCCTCTCCTCCATCCCCAACATGTGGCGCGTACGCGTCATCAAATAGGAGCCCCCATGCACATCCATCCCTTCGCGGCCCTTAGGCCCGCACCCGAGCTGGCGGCCCGCACCGCCGCCCTGCCCTACGACGTGGTGGACCTCGAGGAGGCCCGGCGCGCCGTGGGGGCCGAGCCACTCTCGTTCCTCGGCGTCGACGTCCCCGGCCTCTGGGTGGCAGACGGCGGCGACCCCGACGGCGAGGAGGCCTGCGCCCTGGCCGCCCGGCGCTTTGCCGGCCAGGTGGAGGAGGGCGTGTACCGCCAGGACGGCGAGCCCACGTTTTACGTGTACCGCGAGCAGGACGGCGGCCGCTCCCAGACCGGCCTCGTGGCCTGCGTGGCCGTGGACGACTTCGTGGCCGGCGCCGTGCGGCGCCACGAGAACACGCGCCGCGAGAAGGAGCTGGGGCGCGTACGCCACATCCGGGCGCTCTCGGCCCAGACAGGGCCCGTGTTCCTCGCATACCGCGCCGACGCCCAGGGGGCCGGCCGCGTAGCCGCCGCCGTGGAGACGGTGTGCGCGGGCGAGCCGCTCTACGACTTCACCGACGCACAGGGCGTGCGCAACACCGTGTGGCGCGTGGACGACCGACACCTGCGCGGCGAGCTCGCCGACGCCGCCTCCGAGATCCCGGGAGCCTACATAGCCGACGGCCACCACCGCGCCGCCTCGGCCGTGCGGGTGGCCATGGAGCGGCGGGAGGGCTCCGGCGCCATGGCCGGCCGCGACGCCCCTGCCGGCAGCGAGGCGGCCTCCGACACCGTCATGGCCGTGCTGTTCCCGGCGGACGGGCTCGATCTCCTCTCCTACAACCGCGTGGTGGCCGACCGCGCCGGCCTGGGTGCCGAGGAGCTCGTGGACGCCGTGGGGGCGGCCGGCTTCGAGGTGGCGCCGGTGGATGCCGCCGACGCCGCGCCCACGGAGCCCGGCACCTTCGGCATGTGCTGCGGCGGGGCCTGGTACCGGCTGACGCCCTCCCCGGCCCTCGCGGCCGAGACCGCCGCGGCAGACGCCGCAGACGCGCTCGACGTGGCCGTGCTGCAGGACCGCGTGCTGGGACCGGTGCTCGGCATCGCCGACCCGCGCCAGGACCCGCGCCTGGACTTCGTGGGGGGCAACCGCGGCACCACGGAGCTCGAGCGCCTGGCCGGCGAGGGGGGTGTGGCCTTCGTCTGCCACCCCACCTCCATGGACGAGCTCATGGCCGTAGCCGACGAGGGCCGCCTCATGCCGCCCAAGTCCACCTGGTTCGAACCCAAGCTGAGAAGCGGGCTGTTCTTCCACCGGATCTAGCCGACCGCGGGGCCGTGCAGCACGGGCGAGGCACGGCCCCGCTCCGCCCCCACCCACCTGAACACCCTCACCCGAGCACCTCGCACCTGAACGCGGTTGAGGACACCCCCGCCTCCACCTGAACGCAGTTGGGGGCGGAAATCGCCCACCTGAACGCGGTTGAGGGCGGATCGGGGGCCGAACCGGCCTTCGAGATCGCCCCCAACCGCGTTCAGGTGCGGAGGAGGGGGCCTCTCGGC
This genomic window contains:
- a CDS encoding phasin family protein, producing MADDRKNPIEGLGDIAHNVFLAGVGAAAIVGERAGQVVDDLVKKGELTVQQGKVVNEELSQKAAGVVNETTENLIKTHLKNMTPEQRAEFVANVRSMADDIEAKAQEASDEAAADADDAAEAVEADAIEVDED
- a CDS encoding phosphoglycerate dehydrogenase, with product MRTIKIIDDIVKDGLSTIAEGYEIVPDAEGADAILMRSTDIHGMEVPDSVRCIARAGAGVNNIPHERLAEQGVVVFNTPGANSNAVKELVVGLLLMGSRDVLGGMRWCREHEDDPDAYAEAEASKKAFVGREVADRRIGVVGLGAVGSKVANACVDLGMEVCGYDPYLSVDHAWQLSRDVTPVEDLDELCRGCDYLTVHVPRKEDTVGMIGAAQLSLLNPGAVVLNYAREDVVDEDAMEAALASGQVQRFFTDFATPRSLHMPHTYVTPHTGAGTVEAEASCARMAVDELVDYLDNGNITNSVNYPTCHMGVCRGASRVACLHANVPNMIGQITAVLADASANVQRMTNENAGRAAYTMFDTDEHLEPAIIERLSSIPNMWRVRVIK
- a CDS encoding ABC1 kinase family protein, whose protein sequence is MAEDSRKISLDAEQVDADLSASGSQEVVIGLFGERVVGTGDLSARARHRRLREIFAILRRYDILRGLTPQKLVAMLEDLGPTFVKAGQILSMRSEILPESFCRELEKLRTDVEPMGYQTVVEVLEHEYGRPVGEVFSHVDETPLGSASIAQVHRATLRTGEDVAVKVQRPRVREVMGQDIEIMRTVVRHVAPFMGGDQFLDLKAVVGELWDSFNEETDFLVEARNLQEFRAENASVRYVTAPAPHMRLCTAHVLVMDYVAGPTISKPKEIEAEGYDLVEIGTKLVENYAKQVLDDGFFHADPHPGNIMVADRRIVFIDWGMAGHLSTYYRGILRSMLTAVAEHSSPKLKQGLLELSENRASGADIDHGALLAELDAIVDTYGSMSLEELNLGQFLSDLIQLARTYSIELPGAMTMIARGLVTLEGVVDEFLPGVSMIEIVENHVRDSQDLRAMARDEARTLALEGHKALHGALEAMGQAGLVTDMLTRGQLKLNLDFSGSQDPIEDLSHIADRLTLGIIIAGLLVGSSIIYFAGASFTVLGVPLLGFLGYVLAISLSVYMVHDILKHDRKRKR
- a CDS encoding DUF1015 domain-containing protein, producing MHIHPFAALRPAPELAARTAALPYDVVDLEEARRAVGAEPLSFLGVDVPGLWVADGGDPDGEEACALAARRFAGQVEEGVYRQDGEPTFYVYREQDGGRSQTGLVACVAVDDFVAGAVRRHENTRREKELGRVRHIRALSAQTGPVFLAYRADAQGAGRVAAAVETVCAGEPLYDFTDAQGVRNTVWRVDDRHLRGELADAASEIPGAYIADGHHRAASAVRVAMERREGSGAMAGRDAPAGSEAASDTVMAVLFPADGLDLLSYNRVVADRAGLGAEELVDAVGAAGFEVAPVDAADAAPTEPGTFGMCCGGAWYRLTPSPALAAETAAADAADALDVAVLQDRVLGPVLGIADPRQDPRLDFVGGNRGTTELERLAGEGGVAFVCHPTSMDELMAVADEGRLMPPKSTWFEPKLRSGLFFHRI
- a CDS encoding acyltransferase; this encodes MAKKRLVFVYVLNVLAAFAVVMLHVSLDVFSPRAGGDPKWFASFFLQAAFIFAVPVFFAVSGMNLLDYRSKYDTRTFFVKRVRRVGVALLFGSAVCYLAYGLFPGDFWGAEGATLSVKGFVKGVLSNTVNDTYWFLYTIIYLYILTPLLSLAAGRKRLLEYLLACCAVSAVLLPLAAALGFDRSYLDPLFGWGAFANVALLYYVGGFYLARYVNRPEGFPVPWQASAAVYAVSTAAMALVSAASNGFVGFNAVPGAYDPYWISIASPLCMVQAASVFMGAMALEPRFSRLKGRGLSVLVALSGASLGVYLIQMPVINWIGHRLFWPGYGWLQDTVVRGLVVFAVAMALSVVWCTAWGTLKGGLRRLAAAGRR
- a CDS encoding HAD family hydrolase: MPFAPDADPSAFSAAPAVFFDFDGTLANTIDSIRATGRRALMDYGLTEEEVGDVNRIIGPAFPGAFSEVYGLTEEDAAWVTARYRELYREQGPEACAPYPGIVGLLDALRAQGRTAAVVTCKLTSLASAGAEAHGYLDRFGLVMGKADDTPTTKARLVAAALAELGLAPDQAVMVGDRKNDMEGARANGVLALGVAYGAGTADELWEAGAQCVVDSVAALSDVLLGRGTGKLL
- a CDS encoding DUF6541 family protein; this translates as MGVSFVLAFLLALAAVVVPGFLLCTSFGLGWRASICVAPGTSLFLYFAVSLGLGALSVDGVLPLGAGVLGVAAVASAVAWAVRHKTGWHPAIEQPALWVMAVYVAVGSVLFLILFARNSGGLGWFLQYNDNSAHLTSIKAMVDGASTSPVRSVMYGSNVLANQSPLPPGTSGFSAPASFYPSAYHNVAALVLASGVGAIAVVQNAVNAVFTAAVFPLGVCVLLAQVTSGNQKAVLLGSVACGASYAFPLRALVVHQNYPNVVAFCCIPLVCALLVAAFPVDDGGEEPAVGVSAAPLALLLVSVAGLVDLHPNAVIACALAASCFLMGRVVPAWARTLPRRFTSVLLFVGAEAGILVVCLSVWLACLVSPPFASAVGFLWEWTLPVGDAFVQLVLLGLRIPVEQPVLAAMVAVGLVWCVTHRGRGWIALAYGVFAAIFLGNAAGSPTVKRIFAGFFYTDPDRTAALVGLWASIVAAFGLYALFSGVTALLRKAWGRRGECTLPKAVPWAVAAVVCAAFSAGNYGEALAVSSYPKDEGRPYLSPSEDLPGGAFAWQEWELQWVSDPYHALFYRKDDAGFMRRVVAITGHDDLILNIPLDGSMYAYPIDDANVFYKRELTGPDSETSQALRLRLNEYAESPEVQKAVEETGAKYVLQLSVKGPEGANYADYERNRPEDWVGIASVTPDTPGFKLVLSDGNMALYAIEPMPVAKEQAAEKSQGPGRDGASDAAGAGEAPARTVF
- the serC gene encoding 3-phosphoserine/phosphohydroxythreonine transaminase encodes the protein MVRPRNFSAGPAQMPEDVLLSAQAEFMDFAGTGMSVLETSHRSAAYRRVIDAAEASLREVMGIPDSYGVLFLQGGATLEFAGIPMNLMRRGRAGHIVSGHFAKVAAEEAARYGSAEILATSEPTGFDRIPDLPAPEAFAGMDYGYICQNNTIYGTMFHGLPDCGGTPLVADVSSCFLSFPLDVTDYGLLFAGAQKNAGPSGVCVLVVDRSLVEAGPALGVCPTYLDYSAQLAKGSMLNTPNTFGIYLCGKVFDWVRGTGGLEAMGERNAEKAALLYGAVDRSDLYRGCAVPSSRSVANVTFRLPTPELEREFVDRAAGQGLVGLAGHRLVGGIRASIYNAVGIDAVRDLVAFMESFELSVTGRSF